DNA sequence from the Salvelinus sp. IW2-2015 linkage group LG37, ASM291031v2, whole genome shotgun sequence genome:
ATTGTGTTAGTGTAGATTTCGATAAGAGATGATGAATTTAGACTTTGGAGGCTTGCTGATGAGTTTGCTTTGGGATAAGAAGGTGCGTGCACGTACGCATGTGTTCGCGGACAGTTCAcatgcgcagacacacacacgcatacacacacagagtcaccCAACGGTTGTTAACACACAATAACAGGTCCTTGGCTTGTACATCTGAGACAGAGCCAGGCTTGAATGTAGAAATATTCTGGGAATGTACCCagtcactgcacacacacactctcacacacttctTGTCCTTATTGGACTCCTTCTGCCATTCTGTCACAGCACAGAACCCCCATCACCACTACCATTTCGGCCCACATGGCTGTATTAGTCGCTGTCAATTTCAGGCCAGAGGCAGGCAACTGTCAACATTAGGAGCCCGAATGGGCAACATTCTCTCTACAACAGCTGTTGTTTACCATTTTCACAGTTGGCGCAGCTGCGATCTTTAGCTCCACTCAGTGTGTAGTCATTCAATAAATGATGACTATATGAACTTCACATTAATGTGTCAATCAACTGGGCCTAACATCTTGACACAGAAGTTCATTTGACGGATGGTTTGTCGTTGTGGAAGTATCACCATCACATCTCATTTGCCAGGCGGTATTATGGCCCTGAGTTTTTCCAAGACCACATGAGGAAAACACCCTGGTACTGTGCCACCACCGGCGAAGGGAAATAACATGCTTGACTCTTATTCTCGAGTCGACAAACGGAAGGGTGCTTGGAATCAAAAATAGATCCCAATAAAATATGAGGAAATGCCAGCACGGTACCAGAACAACaggtagagaaagagaaacacatcGTATCAGTTTAATTAAAACTGAATTCACCCGAGGTGTTATAAAGGGCTTATACAAGAGCTTTGTGTGACCTGACAAGGACGTCGTCCATTTACAATAAGATCCGGGACCAAAACATGATTCATATCCACAGTGACCATAATAGCTTCTGAAATACCAGATAATTAAGTGGACATTATGACAACTGAGAGGAGATACGGGGACAGACCGGgcagtctgtgtgcgtgtgtgtccacgCATCCTGTTCTTTCATCTCTATTCTAATCCCCTTCTctttctactcctcctctctccttccatccctcctctaaCCGGTCACAGTAGTGGTTTGATGTGGGAGGGGAAAAAGAGAAAAGATTAAACAGATCTCCTATTGAATTCATTGGAGAAGAGACAGTCCATTCACCCACAGTTAATCACAGATCAAATtagttctttttttcttctcacccatAGACTCATTTCCAACTCATAGAGAGGCAGACGGCAGATACAGATCTGTTTAGCATTTGAAACGCCAGTCAGCCCTGCTCAGCTTCAAATGGTCTGCTGGCCATtcactttctttctcctctctttcgctctcggTCTTTCCGGTCCCTGTCTCGCTTTCGGTCACTGAGGAAGTCTGCCTGACATAACTTCAGTCTTGTTCATTTTGATGTGGATGATTGGCCACTAAATGATTGACACAGACCagtgttgataaaacgtttactggagacaggagaccaagtggagacataggacgaggtggataattttataataaggccgttttattaaagtgtaaagatatcaggcaaaaacgtgcacggcccctttctgtcagattcttatgaaatcgtcggagaagagaGCCCCTCTAagcagtacatacagattatataggcaacaagcaaagtaggttgatcttgtcgtctggccttccgattggtcgatctgggtcgtgggtagtcctgttcctgtctcttatacacatctagatgtgtataagagacaggctcggCTCACTGAAGCGAGGTTGTTCTGAAGAGACCTCTCTACCACTGAGGAAGAAcattgggctgtgtgtgtgtgtgctgtctcttatacacatctagatgtgtataagagacagggctcaCTGTGAATCTCTCTTTATACCGTCTTCTCCATGAATATATGTATGAATCTGGCTGTGAGCGAGTGTGTGTTCTATTGCTCCCTTGTCCCCATGCAgtgaccggtgtgtgtgtgtgtgtgtgtgtgtgcgcatgtatgCTCAGTGTCATTTCCGATCAGGGTCTGAGTAAGGTCTTTATGTCCACTCCTACTCACACTGCATTCACTAGAAACACATCGATGAGACATTCGGATAAGGTTAGGCGGAAGCCACAAGASGCttctgaggggagaacggctcgcGATAATGTCCGGTaggaagcaaatggaatggcatcatgaACACCTAGAAACCATGTTTGGTACCGTTCCACTCCAGtgattaccacgagcccgttctccccaattaaagtgccgCCAACCTCCTGCGGTGGAAGTAAATAAACTGAAAATCCACAGGGAACGGTGTCCATGACAGCTACGGGAAGTCATTCCGCCCCCATGTGGCTTACGAAGGAACACAATGAATATCAATTTATGCGTCACTCCAGGTCATACGAACGTGCGTTTCTAATCAAATGCATATAGGGTAGATTCAACATCTCATCACCAATTGGCCTTGGAATTAAATCTCTGCAGTAGTTTTTGTTCCAAGACAGCATTTACAtctcattttttacattttattcagtAACCAAACACTCAAAATGCAGTGAGATCCCACAACTATTCTGGAGGGTTCTGAAAGCTCCTCCACTGTTTGTTTATTGCCTGCATTCCTTTTTCTTGGAAGGACTTGACTTCAATGTCTTAGTCCAGAACCACATGGAATGGATAAAGGAATCCTTTTTCCTAACTTCCGTATCGTCTGCCCCGCGGGGGAGCGGAAAAACCCCCGCCATTTTTATCCCTCCATCTTGAGCACAGAACTAAAAGGTAATGTCTATCARCTATTTTGTTACACAAGAGATGTCCTGAAAGCTCCGTTTCAGTTTCACACATAAATCCAGTCAGTTATATTGACGCGATGGCATACCTAATTGAGGAAACATCAAGCAAAGATCTAAAGTAAAGACTAGTTAACATGCACAGKGCATTCAACTACATATTCTGTTCATCGTATAGACATGTTCATACTAGCACTATAATGGAATTACAGTCGCATAAACCAGGAAATCAAGAATTCGGTGAAATAACATGCGATTCCATTTATATTTGATGCCTTTATTAAGCAAAAACATCARGTACACTTCTTTTTTAAAGACTTGTCTACAGTACAAAAACCACACATGTAAGATGTCGCGCTCTCACTAGCAACTTCACATCTGCTACACACACATCTCCCTTGCTGTCTGATTGTGAGTGGGATCATGGGGTTTATTCGGTCATCTTCTTCAACTTGTTGGCTCTGCGCTGGGCCCCAGACTTCCTCTTGGAATTGGACTTCATGGGTTGTTTGGGCAGGTTCCTGCCTCCCTTGGCCTTGGATCTactgggacaggagagagagagagagagagcgagaaagttgACACACTCGCACGTCAGGCCGCCGAACACAATCCGTACGAACACTAGTCATTTAGACTGCATCAACACTGTACTGATATGGGTAGCACAGGTACTATAGATTAGTGTCTTGGGAAATAAGTTGTCAGCCCTGtgcgcgcctgtgtgtgtgtgtgtgtgtgtcgtgtctggGTATATGACACCGGTAGTAAAACTCACTTGTTATCGGCCCTCCGTTTGTCTTTGAGGGGGCAGGCTTTGCGCTTGTGCTTCAGGCTGCCACAGTTGAAGCAGCCCTCCAGACCTGGGCTGTTCCCACAGGGGTGGTCTGGGAGGGCACAGCGGGAACAGGACTGGCAGTGGCGCCAGGCTGGGGAGGCGATGAGAGGGCAGAGGTACCAATCAGAACATCACAACCAAAATCATGAACATCGGGGTTTaaccgggggaggggggggtactgtgtggctcagttggtagagcatggcacttgcgaCACCAGGgatgtgggttcaattccccgcgggggaccagtatgataaagtgcatttaaaaaacGTATTCATTcacaactgtaagtcgctctggataagagcgtctgttgaAAATGACAGTCTAGGAGATACTCACATGGCTTCACGCACTTCTGACACTCTGAGCAATGCTTCCACGTTCTCCCGTCCTGAAAGAACAAAGGAGAAAAAATTATGAAAAGCCTGATCGGTTGTGAAGTGACATCTGAAAGCTAACTATTTCATCAAGTTTAAAGTGTGCAGCCTCACTTTCCCCCGGCCTGCGACAGGGAAATGCATACCTTCGAAGGGCACAAGTTGCATTTAGTACAATGCTTGTTCCCAGACCACACATATCGCTGACAGACTTTGCAGAATCTAAAAAGAGAAGCAAAGAGACAGATGAATCAAATGTAATCATGCCTCTTAAGAATTCCTCTAGAGATTTAATTGAAGTGGGAAAGTATTCATGTATCCAATGAGCTGTTAACTAATATTTTCCATCTTCCATTTAGGATAACATCTTACTATGGTTACATTGCAATAATATTTTAGCTCACGTGCGATAGGGAGAGGTGGGTTGTACATTAGGGAGGACGACGTCTCGCGAGGTCAGgttggtgtgtgtatataccGTACCTGTAACCCTCCTCCCTAGGGAGAACGACGTCTCGTGGTGTCAGGTTGGTGAACAGGCGGACCGGGGACTGCTTTCTACCCGTTTTCCCATGTTTGTAGAGGGGATGGTTGTCGTAGTCCACCTAGGAGTTTGAGAAAGCACTACATAAATGCACGTTACGACCCATCGGTGTTCTCTATTCACGCAAATAGGCCAATTTGTGAACGCATTTgacgtcaaaaaaaaaaaaagtgtataaaAAAGGTGGGTAACCTGGTAGTCTAGCATGGTGAAAGAGGGGAAGCACTCCAGGATGCGCGGCTCAAAGAAGTAGGGGAAGATCCACACTATGGGCATCTCCACAACACTGCCCTCGGAGGTCTGCAGTTTGCGCCAGGTCTCTGAGATCTGAGAGAAACTGTGGGCCAGAGGCTTCACCAGGCCCCCGAACGGAGGGTCGGACACCATGATCACCTTCTCCCCATCTTCCTCACCGAGGAAGGCGCGGAGGACCCCACTTGCCGCCTGTGTAAAAACAACACATGGATTTCAAAaaaatttaaattttttttttttttttaaattaaagattAATCTAAAGGCTCTAAGACAAACATTAAGGTTCAAACTTGTACCTGTCCTCCAAAAAAGTGATGATTGAACATGTTGTAGTGACAGAACTCATCCTGGCCATAAAACTGGGCATATCTGGAACAGACACAAAATAGAAAATGTTTTCATGTTACATTGGCTTTCAAATGTTATTATTATAACGCCCATAGCAAGTCAATGATTGTGTGACATTGGCTCAAGGTGGTACCACTACTGTAGTTACCCTCCTCCTGTAGGTCAGAGAAAGTCAACACAAGTGTACGGGTGTAAATAGAACTTTACAATCGTGGCAAGATAATCACTGAAGGGCACTTAACAGcagcacgcgcacgcacacacactttagcTTGTCAACGCACCATTTCCCTAGTTCAACCTGACACATTCCTTGCAGACTGACAGAGAACGGATCAGAAACAGGAAGAGAGTGAGCATCTCAGAAACATACCGCACATTATGATTATGCCAACGTCTATTTTGGGGGATTATAGGGCACAGAACGCTGCACGAGAGGCCTATACACACTAATACCCAACACCACTCATTTGTGAACGTCGAGTCAAGAATGCATTAATTCAAGAGCAGCTAAATTATGCACAGAGAAACAGTTCTGCAATCAGCAATCCTGCTAGTTACGATTTTGTAGAATTACCTGTATTTTTTTATGATAACGAAGCCTGGAGAACACAGGTGTGTTTCGACAGACAAGCCTCGAGACCACATATACCAGCCTCCTAAAACCAGAGGCACTAGTTCACCTTCATAATACAAAATCACACTGCCAACACA
Encoded proteins:
- the zcchc4 gene encoding rRNA N6-adenosine-methyltransferase ZCCHC4 isoform X1, translating into MQLKGSDEDGFGIEIVLQQGDRKAPSCVHGPTLLFEKVCKGEEEGRRFYACSACRDRKECNFFQWEDDKVSEARLLAREEENRSKMPRFTHQEYCSRFRKFLALPLGRRFCQDCQLLLLPGEWEIHASHKMSQADDITEARLSRPSLMLKPLENKKSNAQYLFADRSCHFLLETLAKLGYRKVLCVGTPRLHELIKLRNQEGKSDPMKTLLLDIDFRYAQFYGQDEFCHYNMFNHHFFGGQAASGVLRAFLGEEDGEKVIMVSDPPFGGLVKPLAHSFSQISETWRKLQTSEGSVVEMPIVWIFPYFFEPRILECFPSFTMLDYQVDYDNHPLYKHGKTGRKQSPVRLFTNLTPRDVVLPREEGYRFCKVCQRYVWSGNKHCTKCNLCPSKDGRTWKHCSECQKCVKPSWRHCQSCSRCALPDHPCGNSPGLEGCFNCGSLKHKRKACPLKDKRRADNNRSKAKGGRNLPKQPMKSNSKRKSGAQRRANKLKKMTE
- the zcchc4 gene encoding rRNA N6-adenosine-methyltransferase ZCCHC4 isoform X2 is translated as MQLKGSDEDGFGIEIVLQQGDRKAPSCVHGPTLLFEKVCKGEEEGRRFYACSACRDRKECNFFQWEDDKVSEARLLAREEENRSKMPRFTHQEYCSRFRKFLALPLGRRFCQDCQLLLLPGEWEIHASHKMSQADDITEARLSRPSLMLKPLENKKSNAQYLFADRSCHFLLETLAKLGYRKVLCVGTPRLHELIKLRNQEGKSDPMKTLLLDIDFRYAQFYGQDEFCHYNMFNHHFFGGQAASGVLRAFLGEEDGEKVIMVSDPPFGGLVKPLAHSFSQISETWRKLQTSEGSVVEMPIVWIFPYFFEPRILECFPSFTMLDYQVDYDNHPLYKHGKTGRKQSPVRLFTNLTPRDVVLPREEGYRFCKVCQRYVWSGNKHCTKCNLCPSKDGRTWKHCSECQKCVKPSWRHCQSCSRCALPDHPCGNSPGLEGCFNCGSLKHKRKACPLKDKRRADNKSKAKGGRNLPKQPMKSNSKRKSGAQRRANKLKKMTE